One Paracidovorax avenae ATCC 19860 genomic region harbors:
- a CDS encoding FAD-dependent monooxygenase, giving the protein MAQTFDVCIRGAGVVGRALSLLLARERLRVALVPGPAPAAEGTDVRAYALNAASRALLESVRSWPGAEHATPVLRMDVHGDMGGEVSFDAGRHPSTEALAWIVDVPALESRLADAVRFQPQVEVVDAPVQAALTVVCEGRASRTREEFGVHYAEVPYGQHAVATRLRCERPHGQVARQWFLPDGILAFLPLGGPEGNSVAVVWSVRQDEAQRLLAMEPSDFEQRIRSASLDTLGALTLDASRAAWPLQQARADRWCGPMPAAAGNAPMSAKAPARSWALAGDAAHTVHPLAGQGLNLGLADAQALARVLRERDYWRGVADQRLLRRYERERKAALLPMGWAMDSLQQLFSRHEGPVPWLRNWGMRGFERSGPLKDWVTRQAMGLG; this is encoded by the coding sequence ATGGCGCAAACCTTCGATGTCTGTATTCGCGGCGCTGGCGTGGTGGGCCGCGCGCTGTCCCTGCTTCTCGCGCGCGAGCGCCTGCGCGTGGCCCTGGTCCCGGGGCCGGCCCCTGCGGCCGAGGGCACCGACGTGCGGGCCTACGCGCTCAACGCCGCCTCGCGCGCGCTGCTGGAATCCGTGCGCAGCTGGCCCGGGGCGGAACACGCCACGCCGGTGCTGCGCATGGACGTGCACGGCGACATGGGCGGCGAGGTCAGCTTCGACGCCGGGCGCCATCCCTCTACCGAGGCGCTGGCCTGGATCGTCGACGTGCCCGCGCTGGAATCCCGGCTGGCCGATGCCGTGCGCTTCCAGCCGCAGGTGGAGGTGGTCGATGCGCCCGTGCAGGCCGCGCTCACCGTGGTCTGCGAAGGCCGCGCGAGCCGCACGCGCGAGGAATTCGGCGTGCACTACGCCGAGGTGCCCTACGGCCAGCATGCGGTGGCCACGCGGCTGCGCTGCGAGCGGCCCCACGGCCAGGTGGCGCGCCAGTGGTTCCTGCCCGACGGCATCCTGGCCTTCCTGCCCCTGGGGGGGCCGGAAGGGAACTCCGTGGCCGTGGTGTGGTCCGTACGGCAGGACGAGGCGCAGCGCCTCCTGGCCATGGAACCCTCCGATTTCGAACAACGCATCCGCTCCGCCAGCCTGGACACGCTGGGCGCCCTCACGCTGGACGCTTCCCGGGCCGCGTGGCCGCTGCAGCAGGCCCGGGCCGACCGCTGGTGCGGACCGATGCCGGCCGCCGCAGGCAACGCCCCCATGTCCGCGAAGGCGCCGGCCCGCAGCTGGGCGCTGGCGGGCGATGCCGCGCACACCGTGCATCCGCTGGCCGGGCAGGGGCTGAACCTGGGCCTGGCCGATGCCCAGGCCCTGGCCCGCGTGCTGCGCGAGCGCGACTACTGGCGCGGCGTGGCGGACCAGCGCCTGCTGCGCCGCTACGAGCGCGAGCGCAAGGCCGCGCTGCTGCCGATGGGCTGGGCCATGGACAGCCTGCAGCAACTCTTCTCGCGCCACGAGGGGCCCGTGCCCTGGCTGCGCAACTGGGGCATGCGCGGATTCGAGCGCAGCGGCCCCCTGAAGGACTGGGTGACGCGCCAGGCCATGGGCCTGGGCTGA
- a CDS encoding enoyl-CoA hydratase, with amino-acid sequence MAYEVIEVRTEADKVGVITLNRPKQLNALNDQLMDELGDALAAFDADERIGCIILTGSEKAFAAGADIGAMAKYGFADAYKGDYITRNWERIRSIRKPVIAAVSGFALGGGCELAMMCDFIIAADNAKFGQPEIKLGVIPGAGGTQRLPRAVGKSKAMDMALTARMMDAQEAERAGLVSRVVPYDKLMDEALGAALVIAGFSQVAVMAAKETVNRAFEGSLSDGLMYERRLFHALFATQDQKEGMAAFLEKRPAAFTHR; translated from the coding sequence TTGGCCTACGAAGTCATCGAGGTCCGCACCGAGGCGGACAAGGTCGGCGTCATCACGCTGAACCGCCCCAAGCAGCTCAACGCGCTCAACGACCAGCTCATGGACGAGCTGGGCGACGCACTGGCCGCCTTCGATGCCGACGAACGCATCGGCTGCATCATCCTCACGGGCAGCGAGAAGGCCTTCGCGGCGGGCGCGGACATCGGCGCGATGGCCAAGTACGGCTTCGCCGACGCCTACAAGGGCGACTACATCACGCGCAACTGGGAGCGCATCCGCTCCATCCGCAAGCCCGTGATCGCGGCCGTGAGCGGCTTCGCGCTGGGCGGCGGCTGCGAGCTGGCGATGATGTGCGACTTCATCATCGCGGCTGACAACGCGAAGTTCGGCCAGCCCGAGATCAAGCTCGGCGTGATTCCCGGCGCGGGCGGCACGCAGCGCCTGCCGCGCGCCGTGGGCAAGTCCAAGGCCATGGACATGGCCCTCACCGCCCGCATGATGGATGCCCAGGAGGCCGAGCGCGCCGGCCTGGTGAGCCGCGTCGTGCCCTACGACAAGCTCATGGACGAAGCCCTGGGCGCTGCCCTGGTGATCGCCGGCTTCTCGCAGGTGGCCGTCATGGCGGCCAAGGAAACCGTCAACCGCGCCTTCGAAGGCTCGCTCTCCGACGGCCTCATGTACGAGCGCCGCCTGTTCCACGCGCTGTTCGCCACGCAGGACCAGAAGGAAGGCATGGCCGCCTTCCTGGAGAAGCGCCCGGCGGCCTTCACGCACCGCTGA
- a CDS encoding acyl-CoA dehydrogenase family protein, translating into MKHFAAEAHRDWHGARDRMVESLAATAVARDQAGGVPLHERRLLRESGLLALSVPASLGGLGASWSEVLGVVRHFARVDSAVAHVFGFHHLLLATAQLFGRPAQWQPWLEATVARQWFWGNALNPLDRGTAATQQTDGSWSFYGRKSFCSGAGDSDRLLASAFDASGRLLIAVVPTDRQGIGVQGDWDNIGQRQTDSGSVVFDQVRVQAHELLTDPGPLSSPFAALRPLLAQLVLAHVYLGLGEGALAEARGFTLQHARPWHASGVDQAGEDPYLLGHYGDFWLALEGARLLADRAAAMLDAAWSEGLALSPGARGDVAVAVAAAKVAAGRAALDVAHRLFEVTGPRATTAALRLDRFWRNLRVHTLHDPEDYKRRELGRWALHGQRPEPSFYS; encoded by the coding sequence ATGAAGCACTTCGCCGCCGAAGCGCACCGGGACTGGCACGGTGCCCGCGACCGGATGGTCGAATCCCTCGCAGCCACGGCCGTCGCGCGCGACCAGGCCGGCGGCGTGCCCCTGCACGAGCGCCGCCTGCTGCGCGAAAGCGGCCTGCTGGCCCTGTCCGTTCCCGCATCCCTGGGCGGGCTGGGGGCCTCGTGGAGCGAGGTGCTGGGCGTGGTGCGCCACTTCGCGCGCGTGGACAGCGCGGTCGCCCACGTGTTCGGCTTCCACCACCTGCTGCTGGCCACGGCGCAGCTCTTCGGCCGGCCGGCGCAGTGGCAGCCCTGGCTCGAGGCCACCGTGGCGCGGCAATGGTTCTGGGGCAACGCGCTCAACCCGCTGGACCGGGGCACCGCGGCCACGCAGCAGACGGACGGCTCGTGGTCGTTCTACGGCCGCAAGAGTTTCTGCTCGGGCGCGGGCGATTCCGACAGGCTGCTCGCTTCCGCGTTCGATGCCTCGGGCAGGCTGCTGATCGCCGTGGTGCCGACCGACCGCCAGGGCATCGGGGTGCAGGGCGACTGGGACAACATCGGCCAGCGCCAGACGGACAGCGGCAGCGTGGTCTTCGACCAGGTGCGCGTGCAGGCGCATGAGCTGCTCACCGATCCGGGCCCCCTGTCCTCCCCGTTCGCGGCGCTGCGCCCGCTGCTGGCGCAGCTGGTGCTGGCGCACGTGTACCTGGGGCTGGGCGAAGGCGCGCTGGCCGAAGCACGCGGCTTCACGCTGCAGCATGCGCGCCCGTGGCATGCATCCGGCGTGGACCAGGCGGGCGAAGACCCGTACCTGCTGGGCCATTACGGCGACTTCTGGCTGGCCCTCGAAGGTGCGCGCCTGCTGGCGGACCGTGCGGCCGCGATGCTCGACGCGGCATGGTCCGAAGGGCTCGCGCTATCGCCCGGGGCGCGCGGCGACGTGGCCGTGGCCGTGGCGGCCGCCAAGGTGGCCGCGGGCCGCGCCGCGCTCGACGTGGCGCACCGGCTCTTCGAGGTGACCGGCCCGCGCGCCACCACGGCCGCACTGCGCCTGGACCGCTTCTGGCGCAACCTGCGGGTGCACACGCTGCACGATCCGGAGGACTACAAGCGCCGCGAACTGGGCCGGTGGGCGCTGCACGGGCAGCGGCCCGAGCCTTCCTTCTATTCCTGA
- the msuE gene encoding FMN reductase, with protein sequence MARTLNLVAVSGSLQRPSRTLALVEHLVERIGDAVPIRVRTIELGTVGPRLAGALYRNQLPPEVEADIAAVEQADVLVVGSPVYRATYSGLFKHFFDFVHHEALVDLPVLLAATGGSERHALVIDHQLRPLFSFFQARTLPLGVYGTDKDFTDYRITDAALLDRAALAVERALPLLRAGREGSAPARPALAAVA encoded by the coding sequence ATGGCCCGCACCCTGAATCTCGTCGCCGTCTCCGGCAGTCTCCAGCGCCCGTCGCGCACCCTCGCGCTCGTCGAGCACCTCGTCGAAAGGATCGGTGACGCCGTTCCCATCCGCGTGCGCACCATCGAACTCGGCACGGTCGGCCCGCGCCTGGCGGGCGCCCTCTACCGCAACCAGCTGCCGCCGGAGGTGGAGGCCGACATCGCCGCCGTCGAACAGGCCGACGTGCTCGTGGTGGGCAGCCCGGTGTACCGGGCCACGTACTCGGGCCTGTTCAAGCATTTCTTCGACTTCGTGCACCACGAAGCCCTGGTGGACTTGCCGGTGCTGCTGGCCGCCACGGGTGGCAGCGAGCGCCACGCGCTGGTGATCGACCACCAGCTGCGCCCGCTCTTCAGCTTCTTCCAGGCACGCACCCTGCCCCTGGGCGTGTACGGCACCGACAAGGATTTCACCGACTACCGCATCACCGACGCGGCCCTGCTGGACCGCGCCGCCCTGGCGGTGGAACGCGCGCTGCCGCTGCTGCGTGCGGGGCGGGAAGGCTCCGCACCGGCGCGCCCCGCGCTGGCTGCCGTGGCCTGA
- a CDS encoding sigma-54 interaction domain-containing protein, which produces MSSLHFHTALPEDGDAPARHREAAPLLTLPGARAMPTSIRATAQVFEDPRSLALLERIRLVAPSEANVLILGETGTGKELIARHVHALSARREGPFVAVNCGALSETLVESELFGHEKGAFTGAFTAKAGWFEAANGGTLFLDEVGDLPLSIQVKLLRVLQEREVVRLGARRSLPVDVRVVAATNVRLQDAVAAGNFREDLFYRLHVVGLALPTLRERPGDILPLARHFIDEYRHRLGYGPVRLDGGAERKLLAHDWPGNIRELENVIHHGLLICRRGVLLAEDLQLSSLGLQRRPAGEAQAEATPLQALETALSDLFQQQGEQLYERIEETVVRAAFEFCHRNQVQAARLLGISRNVLRARLIRHGDITAVR; this is translated from the coding sequence ATGTCCTCCCTGCACTTCCATACCGCCTTGCCCGAAGACGGCGACGCACCGGCCCGGCACCGGGAGGCGGCGCCGCTGCTCACGCTGCCCGGTGCCCGGGCCATGCCCACGTCGATCCGCGCCACCGCGCAGGTGTTCGAGGACCCGCGCTCCCTGGCGCTGCTCGAGCGCATCCGCCTCGTCGCGCCCAGCGAAGCCAACGTGCTCATCCTGGGCGAGACGGGCACGGGCAAGGAGCTGATCGCGCGCCACGTGCATGCGCTGAGCGCGCGGCGCGAAGGGCCGTTCGTGGCCGTGAACTGCGGTGCGCTGTCCGAAACGCTGGTGGAAAGCGAACTGTTCGGCCACGAGAAGGGGGCCTTCACCGGCGCCTTCACCGCCAAGGCCGGATGGTTCGAGGCCGCCAACGGCGGCACGCTGTTCCTCGACGAGGTGGGCGACCTGCCGCTGTCCATTCAGGTCAAGCTGCTGCGGGTGCTGCAGGAGCGCGAGGTGGTGCGGCTGGGCGCGCGCAGGAGCCTGCCGGTGGACGTGCGCGTGGTGGCCGCCACCAACGTGCGCCTGCAGGACGCCGTGGCCGCGGGGAATTTCCGCGAGGACCTGTTCTACCGGCTGCACGTGGTGGGCCTGGCGCTGCCCACGCTGCGCGAGCGGCCGGGCGACATCCTGCCGCTCGCGCGCCATTTCATCGACGAGTACCGGCACCGCCTGGGCTACGGCCCGGTGCGGCTCGACGGGGGCGCGGAGCGCAAGCTGCTCGCCCACGACTGGCCCGGCAACATCCGCGAACTGGAGAACGTGATCCACCACGGCCTGCTGATCTGCCGCCGCGGCGTGCTCCTGGCGGAGGACCTGCAGCTGTCGTCGCTGGGCCTGCAGCGCCGCCCCGCGGGCGAAGCGCAGGCGGAAGCGACGCCGCTGCAGGCGCTGGAGACGGCGTTGTCGGATTTGTTCCAGCAGCAGGGCGAGCAGCTGTACGAACGCATCGAGGAAACCGTGGTGCGCGCCGCCTTCGAGTTCTGCCACCGCAACCAGGTGCAGGCCGCGCGCCTGCTGGGCATCAGCCGCAACGTGCTGCGCGCGCGCCTGATCCGGCATGGGGACATCACTGCGGTGAGGTGA
- a CDS encoding DsbC family protein translates to MKLIPALLAGAAALTIGFGAHAQESAIRKTLGSRIPQLQNIDEVRATPMQGLYEVRIGTDVFYTDAKGNYLIQGELIDTKARRNLTEDRINKLTAVDFASLPFQDAFTIVRGNGQRKLAVFEDPNCGYCKRFEKDLQNVDNVTVYLFLYPILSPDSAEKSRNIWCSKDRAAAWQDHMVRDKTTPAASCDTAAVQRNLAFGKKHKITGTPTLIFTDGSRVPGAIDAREVEKRLADAGSGAGPAPATN, encoded by the coding sequence ATGAAACTGATCCCCGCCCTGCTCGCCGGCGCCGCCGCGCTCACCATCGGCTTCGGCGCCCACGCCCAGGAATCGGCGATCCGCAAGACGCTGGGCAGCCGCATTCCGCAGCTGCAGAACATCGACGAGGTGCGCGCCACGCCCATGCAGGGCCTGTACGAGGTGCGCATCGGCACCGATGTGTTCTACACCGACGCCAAGGGCAACTACCTCATCCAGGGCGAACTGATCGACACCAAGGCGCGCCGCAACCTCACCGAGGACCGCATCAACAAGCTCACGGCGGTGGATTTCGCCTCCCTGCCCTTCCAGGACGCGTTCACCATCGTGCGCGGCAACGGCCAGCGCAAGCTCGCGGTGTTCGAGGACCCGAACTGCGGCTACTGCAAGCGCTTCGAGAAGGACCTGCAGAACGTGGACAACGTGACGGTCTATCTCTTCCTCTATCCCATCCTGAGCCCCGATTCGGCCGAGAAGTCGCGCAACATCTGGTGCTCCAAGGACCGCGCGGCCGCGTGGCAGGACCACATGGTGCGCGACAAGACCACGCCGGCCGCGAGCTGCGACACCGCCGCCGTACAGCGCAACCTGGCCTTCGGCAAGAAGCACAAGATCACCGGCACGCCGACGCTGATCTTCACCGACGGCTCCCGCGTGCCGGGCGCGATCGACGCGCGCGAGGTGGAAAAGCGCCTCGCCGACGCAGGATCGGGCGCCGGCCCGGCCCCCGCCACGAACTGA
- a CDS encoding MOSC domain-containing protein, producing the protein MTFRTDRDLGGTISRLFIHPVKSCAAIAVPEALLTPTGLEWDRSWMVVDPAGEFLTQRTVPRMALVRPQLDAQALSLHAPGMPVLRVALQAGGPVAQVRVWDDAVPARDAGDEAARWFSECLGRPCRLVRFDPAHRRLSSLRWTDGVEAPNQFADAYPVLLASEASLQELNVRLQTAGAPAAAMERFRANIVIDGVEAHDEDRIDGLHIDAEGGPACLRPVKPCTRCPIPDIDPATAESTPDVGDTLRAYRQDRRVNGAITFGMNAIVLEGAGRVLRVGQRIAADWRFD; encoded by the coding sequence GTGACCTTCCGCACCGACCGCGACCTGGGCGGCACCATCTCCCGCCTGTTCATCCACCCCGTCAAGTCCTGCGCGGCCATCGCCGTGCCCGAGGCCCTGCTCACGCCCACCGGGCTGGAGTGGGACCGGTCCTGGATGGTGGTCGATCCGGCGGGCGAATTCCTCACCCAGCGCACCGTGCCGCGCATGGCCCTGGTGCGGCCGCAGCTGGATGCGCAGGCGCTGTCGCTGCACGCGCCCGGCATGCCGGTGCTGCGCGTGGCCCTGCAGGCCGGCGGGCCGGTGGCGCAGGTGCGCGTCTGGGACGATGCCGTGCCCGCCCGGGACGCGGGCGACGAGGCCGCGCGGTGGTTCTCGGAATGCCTGGGCCGGCCCTGCCGCCTGGTCCGATTCGACCCGGCACACCGCCGGCTATCCAGCCTGCGCTGGACGGACGGGGTGGAGGCGCCCAACCAGTTCGCCGACGCCTACCCCGTGCTGCTGGCCAGCGAGGCCTCGCTGCAGGAGCTCAACGTGCGGCTGCAGACGGCGGGCGCGCCGGCCGCCGCGATGGAGCGTTTCCGGGCCAACATCGTCATCGACGGCGTGGAGGCGCACGACGAGGACCGCATCGACGGCCTGCACATCGACGCGGAGGGCGGCCCTGCCTGCCTGCGGCCGGTCAAGCCCTGCACGCGCTGCCCGATCCCCGACATCGACCCGGCCACGGCCGAGAGCACCCCGGACGTGGGCGACACCCTGCGCGCCTACCGGCAGGACCGCCGCGTGAACGGCGCCATCACCTTCGGCATGAACGCCATCGTGCTTGAAGGGGCCGGCCGCGTGCTGCGCGTGGGCCAGCGCATCGCGGCCGACTGGCGCTTCGACTGA
- the ychF gene encoding redox-regulated ATPase YchF produces the protein MSLKCGIVGLPNVGKSTLFNALTKAGIAAENYPFCTIEPNTGVVEVPDPRLQQLAGIITPERIVPAIVEFVDIAGLVAGASKGEGLGNQFLAHIRETDAIVNVVRCFEDPNVIHVAGRVDPIADIEVIQTELCLADLATVEKALNRYSKAAKSGNDKEAAKLVSLLTPIQAALDQGKPARTVPVSKEDAPLLKQFCLITAKPAMFVGNVAEDGFENNPLLDRLKEYAAAQNAPVVAICAKIESEMSEMSDEDRDLFLAEMGQDEPGLNRLIRAGFKLLGLQTYFTAGVKEVRAWTVPVGATAPQAAGVIHGDFERGFIRAQTIAFDDFIAFKGEQGAKDAGKMRAEGKEYVVKDGDVMNFLFNV, from the coding sequence ATGAGCCTGAAATGCGGCATCGTGGGCCTGCCCAACGTCGGCAAGTCCACCCTCTTCAACGCCCTGACCAAGGCCGGCATCGCGGCCGAGAACTACCCTTTTTGCACCATCGAGCCCAACACCGGCGTGGTGGAAGTGCCCGATCCCCGCCTGCAGCAGCTGGCCGGGATCATCACGCCCGAGCGCATCGTGCCGGCCATCGTCGAGTTCGTGGACATCGCCGGCCTGGTGGCGGGTGCCTCCAAGGGCGAAGGCCTGGGCAACCAGTTCCTGGCCCACATCCGCGAGACCGACGCCATCGTCAACGTGGTGCGCTGCTTCGAAGACCCGAACGTGATCCACGTGGCCGGCCGCGTGGACCCGATCGCCGACATCGAGGTCATCCAGACCGAGCTGTGCCTGGCCGACCTGGCCACGGTGGAAAAGGCCCTCAACCGCTACAGCAAGGCCGCCAAGAGCGGCAACGACAAGGAAGCCGCCAAGCTGGTCTCGCTGCTCACGCCCATCCAGGCCGCGCTCGACCAGGGCAAGCCCGCGCGCACAGTGCCCGTCAGCAAGGAAGACGCACCCCTGCTCAAGCAGTTCTGCCTGATCACCGCCAAGCCGGCGATGTTCGTGGGCAACGTAGCCGAGGACGGCTTCGAGAACAACCCGCTGCTCGACCGCCTGAAGGAATACGCCGCCGCGCAGAACGCGCCCGTGGTGGCCATCTGCGCCAAGATCGAATCCGAGATGAGCGAGATGAGCGACGAGGACCGCGACCTGTTCCTGGCCGAGATGGGCCAGGACGAGCCCGGCCTGAACCGCCTGATCCGCGCCGGCTTCAAGCTGCTGGGCCTGCAGACCTACTTCACCGCCGGCGTGAAGGAAGTGCGCGCCTGGACCGTGCCCGTGGGCGCCACCGCGCCCCAGGCCGCCGGCGTGATCCACGGCGACTTCGAGCGCGGCTTCATCCGCGCCCAGACCATCGCCTTCGACGATTTCATCGCCTTCAAGGGCGAGCAGGGCGCGAAGGACGCGGGCAAGATGCGGGCGGAAGGCAAGGAATACGTCGTCAAGGACGGGGACGTGATGAACTTTTTGTTCAACGTCTGA
- a CDS encoding acyl-CoA dehydrogenase family protein, with translation MSLATMPAHDPAADGGDAATAVAGDGPDRPIVPPAPEAVAQRLAEQFARTAAERDERGGTPKAERDALRDSGLLAMSIPAAQGGGGAGWRETLEVIRILARADSSLAHLLGFHHLMLATARLFSQPRQWEPWFTQTARLRWFWGNALNPLDDRTQRTLQGGWSEFSGRKSFCSGALDSEMLIASARDAESGELIVAALPTGRTGIAVAPDWNSIGQRQTDSGSVTFERVRVEPHEILADPGPLATPFACLRPLLAQLVLASIYLGIAEGAFQDARHYTLHEARPWRSSGVARAMDDPYVLGHYGDFWVGLESVRVLLDRAAGRFDDAWARGAGLTAAERGDVAVAVATAKVAATRTGLDLCTRMFDVAGARATHGGLRLDRHWRNLRTHTLHDPLAYKLRELGEWALQQRHPDPSFYS, from the coding sequence ATGAGCCTTGCGACGATGCCAGCGCACGATCCCGCCGCCGACGGCGGGGACGCGGCCACCGCGGTGGCGGGTGATGGGCCGGACCGGCCCATCGTTCCCCCGGCGCCCGAGGCGGTCGCGCAGCGGCTGGCGGAGCAGTTCGCCCGGACGGCGGCCGAGCGCGACGAGCGCGGCGGCACCCCCAAGGCAGAGCGCGACGCCCTGCGCGACAGCGGCCTGCTGGCGATGAGCATTCCGGCCGCGCAGGGCGGCGGCGGGGCCGGCTGGCGCGAGACGCTGGAGGTGATCCGCATCCTGGCGCGCGCCGATTCGTCGCTGGCCCACCTGCTGGGCTTCCACCATTTGATGCTGGCCACCGCGCGCCTCTTTTCCCAGCCGCGCCAGTGGGAGCCCTGGTTCACGCAGACGGCGCGCCTGCGGTGGTTCTGGGGCAATGCCCTGAACCCGCTGGACGACCGCACGCAGCGCACGCTCCAGGGCGGCTGGAGCGAGTTCTCGGGCCGCAAGAGCTTCTGCTCGGGCGCGCTCGATTCCGAGATGCTCATCGCCTCCGCGCGCGATGCGGAGTCCGGCGAGCTGATCGTGGCGGCGCTGCCCACGGGGCGCACGGGCATCGCCGTGGCGCCGGACTGGAACAGCATCGGCCAGCGCCAGACGGACAGCGGCAGCGTCACCTTCGAGCGCGTGCGGGTGGAGCCGCACGAGATCCTGGCCGACCCGGGGCCGCTGGCGACGCCCTTCGCCTGCCTGCGGCCCCTGCTGGCGCAGCTCGTGCTCGCCAGCATCTACCTGGGCATCGCCGAGGGCGCCTTCCAGGACGCGCGCCACTACACGCTCCATGAGGCGCGGCCCTGGCGCAGCTCGGGCGTGGCGCGGGCGATGGACGATCCCTACGTGCTGGGCCACTACGGCGATTTCTGGGTGGGCCTGGAGAGCGTGCGCGTGCTGCTGGACCGCGCCGCCGGCCGTTTCGACGACGCCTGGGCGCGGGGGGCGGGCCTTACGGCCGCCGAGCGCGGCGACGTGGCCGTGGCCGTGGCGACCGCCAAGGTGGCCGCCACGCGCACCGGCCTGGACCTCTGCACCCGCATGTTCGACGTGGCCGGCGCACGCGCCACGCACGGCGGGCTGCGCCTGGACCGCCACTGGCGCAACCTGCGCACCCACACGCTGCACGACCCGCTGGCCTACAAGCTGCGCGAACTCGGGGAGTGGGCCCTGCAGCAGCGCCATCCCGATCCCAGCTTCTACTCCTGA
- a CDS encoding M61 family metallopeptidase has product MAAHRSHAPAVHYRVEAAQLHARIYHVTLTVENPAAQQELSLPVWIPGSYLVREFAKNLQNLRARQDGQEVALAQRSKSLWQAACREGAPLVLTYEVGAYDSSVRTAWLDSSRGFFNGTSLCLRVHGQEDARHDLEIVATPEVSHWSVATGLTAEKTTRAGFGTYRAASYDELVDCPVEMGPFWSARFTACGVPHRLVVAGAAPSFDGERLVADTRRICETGIRFWHGAGKPPYTQYLFMLNVMDDGYGGLEHRNSTALACSRRDLPRLGEARTPEGYTTLLGLISHEHFHTWNVKRLRPAELAGYDYTQENYTRLLWFFEGFTSYYDDLLLRRAGLIDDATYLRLLAKNINQVLQTPGRRVQSVADASFDAWVKYYRQDENTPNATVSYYTKGALVGLCLDLALRREGRTTLDDVMRALWDRCDAGPMTEDDLLAVLEALSGRSFAREIAEWVHGTGDLPLAEMLAAHGVALRAEAAQPAQRLGLRVSEGQGLQVKVVLRGGLAEEAGFSAGDEWLAVEAHGETWRMQRLDDVALYAGREKRVTALVSRDRRVLRLPLALEREGGAPDDTVALSLAEAPLARRWLDGQPDTGMAAG; this is encoded by the coding sequence ATGGCCGCCCACCGATCGCACGCCCCCGCCGTCCACTACCGCGTGGAAGCCGCGCAGCTGCACGCGCGCATCTACCACGTCACCCTCACGGTGGAGAACCCCGCCGCGCAGCAGGAGCTGTCGCTGCCGGTGTGGATTCCCGGCAGCTACCTGGTGCGCGAGTTCGCGAAGAACCTGCAGAACCTGCGCGCCCGCCAGGACGGGCAGGAAGTGGCGCTCGCGCAGCGCAGCAAGAGCCTCTGGCAGGCCGCCTGCCGCGAGGGTGCGCCGCTGGTGCTGACCTACGAGGTCGGGGCCTACGACAGCTCGGTGCGCACGGCGTGGCTGGACTCGTCGCGCGGCTTCTTCAACGGCACGAGCCTGTGCCTGCGCGTGCATGGCCAGGAGGATGCCCGCCACGACCTGGAGATCGTCGCCACGCCGGAGGTGTCGCACTGGTCGGTGGCCACGGGCCTCACGGCGGAGAAGACCACGCGCGCGGGCTTCGGCACCTACCGCGCGGCCTCGTACGACGAGCTGGTGGACTGCCCGGTGGAGATGGGGCCCTTCTGGAGCGCCCGCTTCACCGCCTGCGGCGTGCCGCACCGCCTGGTCGTGGCCGGCGCGGCGCCCTCGTTCGACGGCGAGCGCCTGGTGGCCGACACGCGCCGCATCTGCGAGACGGGCATCCGCTTCTGGCACGGGGCCGGCAAGCCGCCCTACACGCAGTACCTGTTCATGCTCAACGTGATGGACGACGGCTACGGCGGGCTGGAGCACCGCAACTCGACGGCCCTGGCCTGCAGCCGCCGCGACCTGCCCCGCCTGGGCGAGGCCAGGACGCCCGAGGGCTACACCACGCTGCTCGGGCTCATCAGCCACGAGCATTTCCACACCTGGAACGTCAAGCGCCTGCGCCCGGCCGAACTGGCGGGCTACGACTACACCCAGGAGAACTACACCCGCCTGCTGTGGTTCTTCGAGGGCTTCACCAGCTACTACGACGACCTGCTGCTGCGCCGCGCCGGGCTGATCGACGATGCCACCTACCTGCGCCTGCTCGCCAAGAACATCAACCAGGTGCTGCAGACGCCGGGGCGCCGGGTGCAGAGCGTGGCGGACGCCAGCTTCGACGCCTGGGTGAAGTACTACCGCCAGGACGAGAACACGCCGAACGCCACGGTGAGCTACTACACCAAGGGCGCGCTCGTCGGCCTGTGCCTGGACCTGGCGCTGCGCCGCGAGGGCCGCACCACGCTCGACGACGTGATGCGGGCACTCTGGGACCGCTGCGACGCCGGCCCCATGACGGAAGACGACCTGCTGGCGGTGCTCGAAGCCCTCTCGGGCCGCTCCTTCGCGCGCGAGATCGCCGAATGGGTGCACGGCACCGGCGACCTGCCCCTGGCCGAGATGCTGGCCGCGCACGGCGTGGCCCTGCGCGCGGAAGCGGCGCAGCCCGCGCAGCGGCTGGGCCTGCGGGTGTCCGAGGGCCAGGGCCTGCAGGTGAAGGTGGTGCTGCGCGGCGGCCTGGCCGAGGAAGCCGGTTTTTCCGCGGGCGACGAGTGGCTGGCCGTGGAGGCGCACGGAGAGACCTGGCGCATGCAGCGGCTGGACGATGTCGCGCTCTATGCCGGCCGCGAAAAGCGCGTCACGGCGCTGGTGTCGCGCGACCGCCGCGTGCTGCGGCTGCCGCTGGCGCTGGAGCGCGAGGGCGGCGCGCCGGACGACACCGTCGCGCTCTCGCTGGCGGAGGCGCCCCTGGCACGGCGCTGGCTGGACGGCCAGCCGGACACGGGCATGGCCGCGGGCTAG